Proteins encoded in a region of the Methanooceanicella nereidis genome:
- a CDS encoding hydrogenase iron-sulfur subunit, with protein MTNEEWKPKILGIVCNWCSYAGADLAGTARIQYPSDIRIVRTMCTGRVDLLLIMRAFMDGADGVIVSGCHFGDCHYLEGNYKAAKRMFYLKRVLKSLGLDDRRVRMTFVSASEGAKWAEVVKEMINTINELGPSPLNKGTKPAEIGQSASVVEDDLAEIAKVSAGKKLEVAPVIKN; from the coding sequence ATGACAAACGAAGAATGGAAACCTAAGATCCTCGGGATCGTCTGCAACTGGTGCTCCTATGCGGGAGCAGATCTTGCTGGGACCGCTCGTATTCAGTATCCGTCAGATATCCGTATAGTCCGAACGATGTGTACGGGTCGTGTCGACCTGCTCCTCATCATGAGGGCGTTCATGGATGGTGCTGATGGCGTGATTGTATCCGGATGTCACTTTGGTGACTGCCACTACCTCGAAGGGAATTATAAGGCAGCAAAGAGGATGTTCTATCTGAAGAGAGTCCTCAAGTCTCTCGGTTTAGATGACCGCAGGGTGAGGATGACTTTCGTATCAGCATCCGAAGGGGCCAAGTGGGCGGAGGTCGTCAAGGAGATGATCAACACCATAAATGAACTGGGCCCGAGCCCCCTTAACAAGGGGACGAAGCCGGCCGAGATCGGTCAATCAGCATCCGTAGTGGAAGATGACCTGGCAGAGATCGCAAAGGTGAGCGCTGGTAAGAAACTAGAAGTCGCACCTG